A segment of the Desertifilum tharense IPPAS B-1220 genome:
CATCAAACCGAAATTGCGGCAGTTTTAGTCGAACCCATCCAAAGCCGCCACCCGAATTTACAGCCGAAAGCCTTTCTTCAAGAACTCAGAACCCTGACGCAAGCCACGGGAATTGTTTTAATTTTTGATGAGATGGTGACGGGGTTTCGCCTGCATTTAGGCGGCGCGCAGGCTTGGTTTGGGGTCAAAGCCGATATCGCCACCTATGGTAAAGTCGTAGGTGGCGGGATGCCCATTGGCGTCATTGCAGGTCAAGCAGAATATCTCGATCGCATTGACGGGGGAATGTGGGATTATGGCGATGATTCCTTTCCCCAGGTGGAAAGAACCTTCTTTGCGGGAACCCACTGCAAACACCCTTTAGCGATCGCTGCTGCACGGGCCGTCCTCCACTATCTTAAACAGCAAGGCCCCTCCCTACAAGAGCAACTCAACCAGCGCACCGCCGCTTACGTCACCGAACTCAACCATCACCTAGAAGCCTGTCAGCTTCCCGTGCGGATGGCCAATTCTGGCTCATTCTTCGGCCCAGTTTTCCCCGATGTTCCCCCATCAGAAATTATGCCCTTTATGGCAGGGCTAAACCTATTGCGTTACAGCCTATTCCATCAAGGCATCTTACTACGCGGGGAAGGCGGCGGTTTCTTTTCGACCGCTCATAGCGAGGCGGATATTCAAGCCGTTCTGCAAGCGATGAAAAATGGCATTCGCGACTTGCAGGAAGCCGAATTTTTCCCCTTGAGTTAATTCACTCCCACCCATTTTGATAGGTCAACAGGGCTATCAACTAACCAACGCCCAACTTCATTTTGCCCGCCCATGACCCCAAATCCTTTTCCCAATCGCCTTTACTTGCTAGCACCTTGGGACTTACCCATCGAGCAACCGTTGAATGAAACGGATCGGGTCAAACTCGGTCAAACCCTTCAACAGTTTTTAAAAATTCTAGACCAAAACTGCAATGGCGAAGCCCTCGCGGCTCTCGATCGAGAACTGGCGAGTTTAGATGTGGGTATCCTGCAACCTGCACCCATCCCCTCGACGCAAACGCCGCTGAAGCCTTGGGAGGTGGCAGACTTTGATAACTATTTCAGTGTCAGCCATGTCCAATCTTCAGAATCTCCTAGTTGCATGGTGTGGAGTCTGCTGATGACCTATCAAATCTTTTTGAAACTTCAGTGCGATGGCGAACCCTTTGACTTAACCCAAACCGAACGGTTAAAAGCCGGGATGAAAAGTCATGCGTTCCTACTCGCACGCATTTTTAACTTATCTTTAGAGAACATGTCATGACTCAAGTTGATGCAAAAATAGCGATCGCAACTCTCGATCCCCAGCAAATTTGGCAGGGGTTTCACTGGCTGTTTTTTGTAAATACCCAAGGCTTAATTGTCAGTTTGCGGCGGTTTGAGCGTTATTTATCCCTAGGGAACTTGATGCAAGCCCAAACAGAACTAGAAACAGCTACCGAGTTAATGCTGGCTTCTGGGGCGTTAATGTACCTCGCGGGAACAGTCAGCCGCCAAGCTTACGCCCAACAAATTCGCCCTAGCATGAGTCCTCCCAACGTCCAATCTAATGACTTTAGCGGTTTGATGTCGTGGGATCATGCGGCTTTGGTAGAGTTGTGGAAAAAGTTGCGCCCCGTCTTTACAACGCTTCCGGCGACTTTACAACCGCAGCACCAACGCTTTGTGCAAGCTTATTTCAGCCTAACTGAAGCCCATCGCTCGGTTTGTCAGAAATTTGGGGGAGATGAAATTGGCAGCTTGCGTTGCGAGAAAAGTACGGCTGTTAATGTATTAGATAAATTTACGCGCAATCGTACCCAACTGATCGATCCCAATCATCAAGCTGTTCAAGGTTGTCCGTTTCATCAGTAGCTTAACGTGAGTTCTCAGTCTAAATCTTGGATTACCTACCCCCAACCCAATCCTAGGGCGAAGTTACGGCTATTCTGCTTCCATTATGCGGGAGGGGGCGCGGTTAGCTTTCGCAATTGGTCGGATGCTTTACCCTCTGAGGTAGAAGTTTGCCCGATAGAACTCCCCGGAAGGGGGGCGCGGTTATTTGAGCAGCCGTTTACGCAGTTACAACCCCTGATTGAAGCGCTGGCGGTGGCGCTGGTTCCCCACTGCACGAAGCCTTTTGCGTTTTTGGGGCATAGTATGGGGGCGTTGGTGGGTTTTGAGCTAGCGCGATCGCTGCGTCGAAAAGGCGATCGCCTTCCCCTATACTTATTGCTATCGGGTCATCGCGCCCCGCAACTCCCGGATCTCGATCCGCCCCTACACGCTCTGCCGGATGCCGAATTGCTGCAAGAGTTGCGTCGTTATAATGGTACGCCGGAAGCCGTCTTGCAAAATGCGGAGTTGATGCAACTGTTGTTACCAACCCTGCGGGCTGATTTTTCCGTGGTAGAAACCTATCGCTATCAACCAGAACCCCCCCTAGATTGTCCGATTTTTGCCTTTGGCGGTTTGCAAGATTGGAAGGTAAAGCCCGAAGATTTGGAACCTTGGCAACAACAAACCACTCAAGCCTTTACACTACAAATGTTTCCAGGCGATCATTTCTTCTTACACGCTCATCAATCGCTAGTATTGCGAAAAGTCTCCGATTTGTTGCAGCAAGTTCTAAGCTGAGGGGGAAGAAGGGAATTAGGAGTTGGGAGTTGGGGGTTGGGGAAGAAGAGGATGGGGGAATGGGAGAAATCGGCTATTGTTTTAACGGAGTATCCTGACCAAAGGTTTACCTTAGCAGAGAATGAGGTGCAGGTTTGGCGCGTTTTTGAGGGGCAACAGGCCTTTCCGCTTGAGCGCTTGCAGGCGATACTGAGTTTAGAGGAGCGAGATCGGGCCGCAAAGTTTCGGTTTGAAACCGATCGCGATCGCTTTATTCTGGCTCGCGGTTTGCTGCGGGTGCTTCTGAGTTATTATACGGGTCAGGCGGCTGCGGATCTATGTTTTCGTTATGGTGAATTTGGCAAGCCGGAATTAGAATCGCCTGCGGTCTGTTTTAATGTATCGCACTCGCCCGGATTAATTCTCTACGCCGTAACGCGCAATCGTGCTGTGGGGATTGATGTAGAATTTATTCGCGCGGACTTTCCCTATTTGGAAATTGCCCAGAAGTTTTTTGCACCCCAAGAGTTGGCGATGTTGCGCCAACTTCCGCCTGAAATGCAATGTTTGGCTTTTTTCTGGGGTTGGACGTGCAAGGAAGCTTATATTAAGGCAACGGGTAAAGGACTTTCTCTACCGCTCAATCAGTTTACAGTCTCGCTTTTGCCTACAGAACCCGCCCAGTTACTCAGCACTGTCGGAGATAGTCCGGATCGGTGGTTGCTCCAGGCTTTAAATCTGGGGGAGAATTATGCTGGGGCTTTGGCGGTAGAAGGACGAGATAGCCAGGTTAAGTTGCTGGAACTGTGCATTTAAGATTCTCGCAATACGTAACCCACGCCGCGCACGGTTTGAATCAGGCGTTTTTCTTCCTGGGCTTCCAGTTTCAGCCGCAGATAGCGAATATAGACTTCAATAATATTAGAATCGCCCATAAAATCGTATCCCCAAACTTTCTCTAAAATTTGGTCGCGGGTTAAAACCTGTTGGGGATGGGCCATGAGATATTCAAGTAAGTCGAATTCTTTGGCGGTAAGATCGATGGGGCGATCGCACCGATGCACTTGTCGGGTCCGTCGATTTAAGACAATATCCATAAATTGCAGGGTTTCTGACTCTTCATCCTGGGTGCGTCGTAAATGCGCCCGCACTCTGGCTAAGAGTTCTTCGATGCTGAAGGGTTTAACCACGTAATCATCCGCCCCAGCATCTAACCCGGCAACGCGATCGCCAATCTCATCTTTCGCCGTTAAGATAATGACAGGGACTTTATCGCCAGTCGCCCGCAACCTCCGGCAAATTTCCACTCCGGATAACCCCGGAAGCATCCAGTCAAGGATCGCTAAGTCGGGTTGCAATTCTCTGGCATGGGTTAACCCGGTAAAACCATCATTGGCTACGCTCACTTTGTACCCTTCATAACCGAGTTCTAACTCAATGAAACGAGCGAGTCTCGGTTCATCTTCGACTAGCAGGATGTGGGCGCTCATAGTTCGGGTAGACTCTAGGGGGTAAATCCATTCTATTTGAGGTGTTGGCGATCGCCCTCACCCCCGGTTCAGGCTTAAAGCTTGTCTCCTAGCACTTCAATTAAAGATTGACGCATCACTTCAACGGGGACGGGTTGCCCTAACCATAACTGTAAGGCTTCTGCTCCTTGTTGGACTAACATTTCTAATCCATCAATGGGGGTTGCGCCACATTGGGCGGCTTGTTGCAAAAATCGGGTCGGCTTTGGAGTGTATATTAAATCGTAGGCGATCGCGCCCTTTGGTAAGTTTTGCAAAACCGCCAATTCCACTGGAGAATCAGCAATATTGGGGTGCATCCCGATGGGTGTAGTATTCACGAACAAACTCGCCTGGGGGAGGAGTTGCGCCAAGTTCTCCCAGGGGTGAATTTGCAAAGTCTGCACCCCCCAACTGGCTTGAAATGCCTGTAATTTCTGCCAATTTCGCCCAACCACCTGAATTTCAGCAAATCCTAACTGAAGACATCCCGCCACAACTGCCCGCGCTGCGCCTCCGTTCCCTAAAATGACAGCACGCGCTTGAGTCCAATCTTGGTTTAAACTCGCTAAGGGTGCCACAAACCCTGCAACATCTGTATTGGTTCCTTTCCACCCCGTCTCGGTTCGCCAAACGGTGTTGACGGCTCCCACGGCTTGAGCAATAGGGGTAATCTCTGATAAGAGGGGCATAATAGCCTGTTTATGGGGAATGGTAATGCTAAATCCAACCAGATCGATGGCTTGAAATCCCGCGATCGCAGTCTTTAAACTTTCCGGTTGAATGGGAAACGGCAGATAAACATAATCTACCCCCAAATGCGCGATCGCCGCATTATGCATCACTGGCGATAGCGAATGCTTCACCGGATAGCCAATTACCCCTAAAAGTCGCGTCGTTCCTCGAATCACCAATCTTATCCTTATACCAACTGAGCCTCTCTAATCCTAAGCTAAACCCAGGATTGCAAGAATCTTCCCCCCTCTTTCCCCCTCTTTCCCCAACCCCCAACTCCCAACTCCCAATTCCCTTCTTTCCCCAACCCCTAATTCCCAACTCCCAACTCCCTTCTTCCCCCCAACCCCTAACTCCCAACTCCCAACTCCCTTCTTCCCCCCAACCCCTAACTCCCAACTCCCAACTCCCTTCTTCCCCCCAACTCCCAACTCCCAACTCCCAACTCCCTTCTTCCCCCCACCCTCCTACCAGCCACGACTGAGTTAGCACCAACGAAACCTGAGTATCGGCTAGCATGAACTGAACGCGATCGCTAGGATAGTTTGGATCGAGGGGAACATAAGCGCCGCCTGCTTTGAGAATGGCTAAAATCCCAATTAGCATATCGGCGGAACGTTCGACACATAGACCGACTAGCTTACCGAGTTGAACCCCTTTTTGGTGTAAGATGCGGGCGAGATGATTGGCTCGTTGATTGAGTTGTCGATAGGTAAGCGTTTCCTGGGGAGTAACGATCGCGATCGCATCTGGCGCTAATTTGACTTGCGCCTCAAACTGATGATGGAAGCAACGGTTATCTAATTCTAGGGTTGCGGTTTGACTCCATTGGCTAATCTGCCGATCTTCTGCGGGGGTTAGTAGCGGAAGATCGGATAAGCGAGTATCGGGATTAGCGACAATGGCTTCTAGTAGAGTCTGAAAATGTCCGACAAGGCGAACAATGCGATCGCGATCGAATAAGTCTGTACGATAGGAAATAAAACCGCTTAACCCTTCCTGAGATTGCCACAAACTCCGCAAGCCGTGCGAGGGTTCCCACAGATGCACCTCTAGATCGAAGCGAGTGGTACCCGATTCTAAGGGTGCGGGTTCTAGGGTTAAATTAGGGAGTTGCAAGGGTTGCATGGGCGCATTTTGCAACGCAAAGGCAATCTGAAATAAGGGGTTGCGACTCGGATCGCGTTCGGGATCGAGTTCCTCAACTACTTTTTCAAAGGGTAAGTCTTGATGTTCGTAAGCTTCCAGGGTGACATCGCGTACCCGTTCTAATAATGCTCGAAAAGAAGGATTACCCGATAGATCCGATCGCATGACTAAAGTATTGACAAAAAAGCCAATTAACCCCTCCCATTCACTGCGATGGCGGTTAGCGATCGGAGAACCCACTGCAATATCTTCCTGTCCGGTATAACGATATAACAGGGTTTGAAAGGCTGCCAACAGCGTCATAAACAGGGAGACGCCGGATCGCTGGCTGAGGGTATCTAAGGCTTGGGTAAGCGGTACTGAAAAAGAAAGTGGATAAGTTGCACCCCGATAGCTTGGCGCAGTCGCGACGGATGTGTCTGACTTTCCGGAGTCAAGCGCTTTAAAGGACACATCGTTCGGTAATTCTAATGGGGGTAGGTTATGAAGTTGTTTGCGCCAGTAGGCTAACTGCTTTTCCAGAACTTCCCCTTGCAACCATTGGCGCTGCCACTGGGCAAAATCGGGATATTGTAGAGGTAACGGGGGTAAGGTGGGCGATCGCCCTGCCACAAATGCCGCATATAATGTCCCCAATTCCCGGATCAGCACGCCCAAAGACCAACCATCGGCGACAATGTGATGCAGAGTCAGCAATAAAATCGCCTCTGTTGCATCCAATTGCAGTAAGGTTACTCGTAAGAGGCGATCGCACTTGAGGTTAAAAGGTCGTTGCGCTTCAGTTGTCACCAGTTGTTGATAAGCGCGATCGTCGCTATCTGGGGGTAACTGAACGACAGATAATTCAAAATTAGCATGTGGCTCTACCACCTGAACGGGTTGCTCTTCAATAGTGGTAAAGCAGGTACGCAACGCTGCATGACGGCGAATAATTTCTTGAAGCGATCGCTCTAATGCCCCAACATTCAGGCTTCCCCGCAAGCGAATCGCCGCAGGTACATTATAAAACGGATTGCCTGGGCTGAGTTGGTCTAGGAACCATAGTCGCTGTTGAGCAAAGGATAGGGAAGAAGGGAGTTGGGAGTTGGGAGTTAGGGGTTGGGGGGAAGAAGGGAGTTGGGAGTTAGGAGTTGGGGGTTGGGGAGAAGAAGGGGGGAAGACTGACTTACTACTATACTTCTCGGAACTCGGAACTTGGAACTTTGCACTCTCTTCCCACTCAGCACTCAGCACTTTACACTCAGCACTTAGAGAAGCACTCAGCACTTTACACTCAGCACTTAGAGAGGATGGGTTTTGTGCTTCGAGTAAATAGGCGACTAATTCGGCTTTGCGATCGCGTAATTCTTGGCGTAGTTGGGGGGTAAGGGTTCCTTCGGGTGCGTTACAGCGCAGCCGAATTTGCTCTAAGGCTATCTCTGGTTGGGATACATCGCCTTCAATAAAGACTTGTACATCTAGACTGTGGAGGTGGGAAACGAAGTCTGCGATCGCTATATTCGTCATGGTGGGGATGGGGGGAAGAAGGGAATTGGGAATTGGGAGTTAGGGGTTGGGGGGAAGAAGGATGGGGGGGAAGAAGGGGTAAATACTGACTGACTACCATACTTCTCGGAACTCGGAACTCGGAACTCGGAACTTAGAACTTGGAACTCTCTTCCCACTCAGCACTCAGCACTTTACACTCAGCACTCAGAGTAAGGGTTAGATTTCAATTTCCTCGCGCCGTTGGGAGGGGGATAGGGATTCTATTTTTTCGGCTAATTCTGCTATGGTGGGGGTTTCAAAGATGCTTCTTAGGGGTAACTCGACGCCAAAGCGATCGCGGATGCGCGAGATTAACTGGGTGGCGAGTAAGGAATGACCTCCTAATTCAAAGAAGCGATCGTGAATTCCTATGTGTTTTCGCCCTAAAAGTTGCATCCAAATTTCCTTTAGAGCAGACTCTAAGGAGGTTGTGGGGGTTAAGGTTGGAGCCATTTCTCCTATGAGATTTAGATCGGGTGGGGGGAGTGCTTTGCGATCGATTTTACCGTTGGCAGTTAGGGGAAGTTTGTCTAAGATGACAAAGGCTGCTGGTAGCATGTAAAGGGGAAGTTTAGTTTTGAGAAACGATCGCAGTTCTCGTTCTTGGAATGGTTCTTCAGATTTCAGGACAATATAGGCAATGAGTTGACGGTTTTCAGTTGTACCCATCTCCAGTTCTCGCACAATGACAAGTGCGGTTTGAACGGAGGGATATTGAGCGATCGCGCTTTCAATTTCTCCTAACTCTACCCGAAATCCCCGCAGCTTAATTTGACGATCGGTGCGGTCTAAAAATTCTAAATGACCATCTGCCCGATAAAGAGCGCGATCGCCGGTTTGATAAAGCCGTCCAAACTCAGTTACAATAAACCGTTCGGCAGTGAGTTCTGGACGGTTTAAATATCCTTGGGCTAACCCATCTCCGCCTAAATAAATTTCTCCACAAACTCCGGCGGGGACGGGATTTAAATGCTCGTCTAAAAGGTAAACTTGGGTATTGGCGATCGCGCTTCCGATCGGCAGGGTTGTGGCATTCTCTGGAAGGGTCTGAACTTCGTACCAGGTGGAAAAAGTGGTGTTTTCTGTCGGCCCATAAACGTGCAGCAGATGTTGCGGTTTGCCTTGGGAAAGGAGCGATCGCACTCGTTCAACGTTCGCCATTTCTCCCCCAAATAACAGATATTTTAAAGAACAGAACCCATCGGGAACCTGACTTGCGGTTTGATTAAATAGGGCAGTTGTTAGGAAGAGGATGCTAATGCCTTGCTGTTGCAATTCCCGCGTCAGATCGCTGGGGGAAAGGGTGATTTCTCGGTGAATTCCAATGAGTTTAGCCCCTTGTAACAAAGCACCCCAAATTTCAAAGGTGGCTGCATCAAAGGCAAGGCTGGCAACTTGAGCGATCCGATCTTCCGGGGTAATTTGAATATAGTTGGTTTCGCAGACTAAGCGCATCACCGCCCGATGGGATACCATGACGCCTTTAGGTATTCCTGTGGAACCGGAAGTATAGATAATATAGGCGAGTTGTTCGGCGCTGCCAGGGAGATCCAGGTTCTCATCTAATTCTGAGGCGATCGCTCTCCAAGCCTGTTCTAAGCAAACCACCTGCACGCTATCTGCGGCTAGCATCTTCGCCCAGTCTAGCTGAGTTAACACGACCGGAATGCCTGCATCCTTCACCATGAATTGCAACCGTTCTGGAGGATAGGTAGGATCGAGGGGAACGTAAGCGCCACCGACTTTCAGGATCGCTAACATCGCCGCGATCGCTTCTACCCCGCGTTCTAAACAAATTCCCACAGGCGTTCCCTGCTTCACCCCTAGCTGTTGCAAGTATCGGGCGAGTTGATTGCTACCTTGGTTTAGGGTTTGATAAGTAAATTGGGTAGTCCCAAACGCAATGGCGATCGCATCCGGTTGTTCCCTGGCGCGTTGTTCAAACCGCTGGTGGATGCAAACGGTTGCAGGATAAGGGGAAGCATGGTTTTGCCACTGCTGTAGTAAAGCCTGTTGTTGGGGAGGCGTTAACAGGGGTAATTGAGACAGATGCGCCTCTGGATGTGCCACAATCCCTTCTAATAGGGTTTGGAAGTGCTGAAACAAAGCGGCGATCGCAGTGGCTTCAAATAAGTCCGTATTGTAAACCACAATCCCCCGCAACCCGTCGGAATACTGCCAACCTTGTCCCCAAAGGTTTCTAAAGTTGTCGGAGCATTTCCAAAGGTAGACTTCTAAATCAAACCGCGCTGTCTGCGATTCTAGCGCCACCGGACTGAGGACTAAACCCGGTAAGACTAATTGCTCCATTGGCGTATTTTGCAGGGCAAATACCACCTGAAATAGCGGGTTTTGACCGAGGCTGCGAACGGGTTGCAATTCCTCAACCAGCTTTTCAAAGGGTAAATCTTGATGGGCGTAGGCAGCAAGGGTGACATCGCGCACCCGTTCCAACAGTTCGCCGAAGGTGGGATCGCCGGATAGCTGGGTTCGCAACACCAAGCTATTCACCAAGAACCCAATTAACCCCTCCAATTCGCTGCGATGGCGGTTGGCAATGGGAGAGCCGATCGCCATATCCGTTTGCCCGGTATAGCGATGTAAGAGCGCTGCAAAGGCGGCTAGCAGGGTCATGAACAGGGTGACGCCCGTTTTTTGGCTTAATTCTTCCAAATCCGCTAGCAGCCGCTGGGGGAACTCGACAAGCTGGCTAGCTCCCCGATGGCTCGGTATCCGAGGGCGAGGTCTGGCACCGGGTAAACTTAGCCGGGGTACATCTTGCAATTGCTGTTTCCAATAAGCAAGCTGCTGGTTCAATACGTCTCCCTGCAACCATTGGCGCTGCCAGTGAGCAAAGTCTGCATATTGAATGGGTAATTCCGGTAAGGCTGGCGGTTTCCCTTGGGCAAAGGCGGTATAGAGTTGACCCAATTCCCGGATCAGCACGCCGCTGGACCATTCATCGAAGATAATGTGATGCAGGGCAATCAGAAATAAATATTCGGTGTCTTCTAATTGCCAGAGTTGCGATCGCACTAGCGGCCCCCGGTTGAGGGAGAAGGGTGGCTCAAGGGCTTGGCGAATTTGCACTAAGGCTAGGGTTTCGCGGTTTTGAAAGGTTCGCAAGTCTACGCAGTTTAGGGAAACGAGCAATTCAGGCGCGATAATTTGAACGAGTTGCCCATCAATGACTTCAAAGGTGGTTCTTAAGGTTTCGTGACGGCGCACAAGGGTTTGCAAACTCTGTTGCAGCCGTTGGTGGATCGGGGTTGGCGAGGCGGCGCTGAGGCGAAATAACAGCGGGATAATGTAGAGCGAGTCTCCAGCAGTCAGTTTTTCAATAAACCATAGGCGTTGTTGAGCAAATGAGGCCGGAAAGATAAAGACTTCTTCCTCGGCGCGATCGCGATCCGGTTGGTCTAAAAGCATTTGCCTTTGTATCGCTTCAATTCCCCGTCAGTGTAAAGGGAATGATGGCTGAGAAATTATGCTTTAAGGTAGATTTTGCTGAGGGTTGGATGTATGTTTTTGTTGCAGTTTGATGTTTGCGAAGCGTTCTGCAACCGGACAAACGGGGATCGCCGGTTTCCTCAAGGGTCAATCTTGGTCAATTTAAGGCTGGGTGTCTTAACATTTGAAATTGAGAGGAATTTTGGGAGTGATGGATTGTGAGACGTTAATCCTTCACTCCTTTCTCTTTGGCGTTCTAGACGAGGGCTTTGAGCAAGGCTTGCAGTTTCAGTTGAATTTCGGCTAACTCTTTATCGGGGTTGGAACCGGAAACGATACCTGCGCCTGCATAGAGGCGGGCGCGATCGCCTGCAATTAAAGCTGAACGAATGCCCACAATAAACTCGCTATTGCCATTGCGATCCACCCATCCTAAAGGGGCTGCATAGGGGCCGCGTTCAAAGGCTTCGTAGCGCTGAATTTCCTGACAAGCCACTTCGCAGGGATCGCCAGCCACCGCCGGGGTGGGATGCAAGGCGGCGACGATATCTAAAGGATGAATATTTGGGGGAACTTTGGCTGCGATCGGCGTCCAAAGGTGCTGAATGTTGGATAGTTGTAACAGTTGGGGGGCGGATAGCAGTTGCGGCGTTAATCCGAGTTCTGTTAAACGTTGGGTAATAAAATCAATCACAAATCGATGTTCGCGCCGTTCTTTTTCTGAGGCGATCAAACGGTTTGCTAAGTCTGCATCTTCGATGGGGGTTTTACCACGGGGGGCGGAACCGGCGAGGGCGTCGGTGGCGAGTTGGCGATCGCTAATACTCATGAGTCGTTCGGGACTTGCCCCCATAAAGTGCTGGCCTTTACCATTGCTAACTAAGAAGACATGGCAGTCGGGATGCAGGCGGCGCAAGTTACTCAAGGAGTCGATCAGGCGGAAGGGGATGGGCGAACGAATATCAATGGCATGGGCAAGAACAATTTTACTGAGTTTCTGGCTGTCAATTGCTTCTAGGGCAGCGCTTACGGCTGATTTAAATTGGTGGTATTGAGGCGGCTGGGTTTGCAGGCTTTGAGGGCGGGGAAGGGGGAGATAGGGGGGACGGTGTTCAAGGCGTTTAATTTGACGCAATTGTTGCCAGAGGCGATCGCACAGGGGATGGATGGGGGTTTGGGGATGAATTTCGAGGTTGAGGGCTAAAACGCATTTCTGATGGCTGGTGGCTATTTGCAGTTGCGGTAAAAAGAGGGTAGCGGCTGGAAAGGCAGCATGGGGTGAGGTTGGACGCTCGAAAAAGGTAAAGTTACAAAAAAAGTGGGGACCAGAAAACCGGAGATGAAGATCGCCGCTAGCTGTAATTTTATTAAAACAATCTTGGATAAATTTTTGTGCTGTTTGAAACCGATTTC
Coding sequences within it:
- a CDS encoding aspartate aminotransferase family protein; translation: MLAKTSTDLRQQYLREFIARYTQRTQTSKKMTQEYRAVLADPRVPDWFEMPIKELCYLIVAKQAQGSRVWDVDDNEYIDIMMGFGANLLGHNPPFIKDAIAQQLEKGIPLGPQAEQVGEVAELICELTGMERVAFSNTGTEAVMSAIRLARAATKRPKIVVFSGSYHGHFDSVLVKPGTNHQAEPFVPGIPSSLVQDTLVLEYGNPQSLEVIQTHQTEIAAVLVEPIQSRHPNLQPKAFLQELRTLTQATGIVLIFDEMVTGFRLHLGGAQAWFGVKADIATYGKVVGGGMPIGVIAGQAEYLDRIDGGMWDYGDDSFPQVERTFFAGTHCKHPLAIAAARAVLHYLKQQGPSLQEQLNQRTAAYVTELNHHLEACQLPVRMANSGSFFGPVFPDVPPSEIMPFMAGLNLLRYSLFHQGILLRGEGGGFFSTAHSEADIQAVLQAMKNGIRDLQEAEFFPLS
- a CDS encoding siderophore biosynthesis protein; this translates as MTQVDAKIAIATLDPQQIWQGFHWLFFVNTQGLIVSLRRFERYLSLGNLMQAQTELETATELMLASGALMYLAGTVSRQAYAQQIRPSMSPPNVQSNDFSGLMSWDHAALVELWKKLRPVFTTLPATLQPQHQRFVQAYFSLTEAHRSVCQKFGGDEIGSLRCEKSTAVNVLDKFTRNRTQLIDPNHQAVQGCPFHQ
- a CDS encoding thioesterase II family protein, which gives rise to MSSQSKSWITYPQPNPRAKLRLFCFHYAGGGAVSFRNWSDALPSEVEVCPIELPGRGARLFEQPFTQLQPLIEALAVALVPHCTKPFAFLGHSMGALVGFELARSLRRKGDRLPLYLLLSGHRAPQLPDLDPPLHALPDAELLQELRRYNGTPEAVLQNAELMQLLLPTLRADFSVVETYRYQPEPPLDCPIFAFGGLQDWKVKPEDLEPWQQQTTQAFTLQMFPGDHFFLHAHQSLVLRKVSDLLQQVLS
- a CDS encoding 4'-phosphopantetheinyl transferase superfamily protein, whose amino-acid sequence is MGEWEKSAIVLTEYPDQRFTLAENEVQVWRVFEGQQAFPLERLQAILSLEERDRAAKFRFETDRDRFILARGLLRVLLSYYTGQAAADLCFRYGEFGKPELESPAVCFNVSHSPGLILYAVTRNRAVGIDVEFIRADFPYLEIAQKFFAPQELAMLRQLPPEMQCLAFFWGWTCKEAYIKATGKGLSLPLNQFTVSLLPTEPAQLLSTVGDSPDRWLLQALNLGENYAGALAVEGRDSQVKLLELCI
- a CDS encoding response regulator transcription factor, with product MSAHILLVEDEPRLARFIELELGYEGYKVSVANDGFTGLTHARELQPDLAILDWMLPGLSGVEICRRLRATGDKVPVIILTAKDEIGDRVAGLDAGADDYVVKPFSIEELLARVRAHLRRTQDEESETLQFMDIVLNRRTRQVHRCDRPIDLTAKEFDLLEYLMAHPQQVLTRDQILEKVWGYDFMGDSNIIEVYIRYLRLKLEAQEEKRLIQTVRGVGYVLRES
- a CDS encoding shikimate dehydrogenase; the encoded protein is MIRGTTRLLGVIGYPVKHSLSPVMHNAAIAHLGVDYVYLPFPIQPESLKTAIAGFQAIDLVGFSITIPHKQAIMPLLSEITPIAQAVGAVNTVWRTETGWKGTNTDVAGFVAPLASLNQDWTQARAVILGNGGAARAVVAGCLQLGFAEIQVVGRNWQKLQAFQASWGVQTLQIHPWENLAQLLPQASLFVNTTPIGMHPNIADSPVELAVLQNLPKGAIAYDLIYTPKPTRFLQQAAQCGATPIDGLEMLVQQGAEALQLWLGQPVPVEVMRQSLIEVLGDKL
- a CDS encoding condensation domain-containing protein, giving the protein MTNIAIADFVSHLHSLDVQVFIEGDVSQPEIALEQIRLRCNAPEGTLTPQLRQELRDRKAELVAYLLEAQNPSSLSAECKVLSASLSAECKVLSAEWEESAKFQVPSSEKYSSKSVFPPSSPQPPTPNSQLPSSPQPLTPNSQLPSSLSFAQQRLWFLDQLSPGNPFYNVPAAIRLRGSLNVGALERSLQEIIRRHAALRTCFTTIEEQPVQVVEPHANFELSVVQLPPDSDDRAYQQLVTTEAQRPFNLKCDRLLRVTLLQLDATEAILLLTLHHIVADGWSLGVLIRELGTLYAAFVAGRSPTLPPLPLQYPDFAQWQRQWLQGEVLEKQLAYWRKQLHNLPPLELPNDVSFKALDSGKSDTSVATAPSYRGATYPLSFSVPLTQALDTLSQRSGVSLFMTLLAAFQTLLYRYTGQEDIAVGSPIANRHRSEWEGLIGFFVNTLVMRSDLSGNPSFRALLERVRDVTLEAYEHQDLPFEKVVEELDPERDPSRNPLFQIAFALQNAPMQPLQLPNLTLEPAPLESGTTRFDLEVHLWEPSHGLRSLWQSQEGLSGFISYRTDLFDRDRIVRLVGHFQTLLEAIVANPDTRLSDLPLLTPAEDRQISQWSQTATLELDNRCFHHQFEAQVKLAPDAIAIVTPQETLTYRQLNQRANHLARILHQKGVQLGKLVGLCVERSADMLIGILAILKAGGAYVPLDPNYPSDRVQFMLADTQVSLVLTQSWLVGGWGEEGSWELGVGSWGEEGSWELGVRGWGEEGSWELGVRGWGEEGSWELGIRGWGKKGIGSWELGVGERGGKRGEDSCNPGFSLGLERLSWYKDKIGDSRNDATFRGNWLSGEAFAIASDA